A single region of the Microlunatus panaciterrae genome encodes:
- a CDS encoding ABC transporter permease — protein MVRRILYMIPTLFLISIVAFAIIALPPGDYLTTLIAQMRAQGGDVDPARIAALEVRYGLNEPVYAQYLKWISSIIMHGDFGQSFQLNRPVSSVLAQRLPLTVTIAVFTLLFTWVVAFPVGVYSAVKQYTLGDYVATTIGFLGLAVPNFLIALVLMFIGYRYFGLSVGGLFSPEYIDAGWNLGKLVDMLSHIWVPVVVLGMAGTAGLIRILRANLLDELRKPYVVAARARGVPERRLIMKYPLRVAMNPFISTVGWILPVLVSGEVIVAQVLSLPTTGPVLLSSLLSQDMYLAGSIILIMSVLTVIGTLLSDFALAWLDPRVRLRGFSG, from the coding sequence ATGGTGCGGAGGATCCTCTACATGATCCCGACGTTGTTCCTGATCTCGATCGTGGCCTTCGCCATCATCGCCTTGCCGCCGGGCGACTACCTGACCACACTGATCGCCCAGATGCGGGCCCAGGGCGGCGACGTGGATCCGGCACGGATCGCGGCGCTCGAGGTCCGGTACGGATTGAACGAGCCGGTGTACGCCCAGTACCTGAAGTGGATCTCGTCCATCATCATGCACGGGGACTTTGGCCAGTCCTTCCAGCTCAATCGGCCGGTCAGTTCGGTGCTGGCGCAGCGCCTCCCGTTGACCGTCACCATTGCCGTCTTCACCCTGCTCTTCACCTGGGTGGTCGCCTTTCCGGTCGGGGTGTACTCGGCCGTCAAGCAGTACACGTTGGGTGACTACGTCGCGACGACGATCGGATTCCTCGGGCTGGCGGTGCCCAACTTCCTGATCGCCTTGGTGCTCATGTTCATTGGCTATCGCTACTTCGGCCTGAGCGTCGGCGGGCTCTTCTCCCCGGAGTACATTGACGCCGGTTGGAATCTGGGCAAGCTCGTGGACATGTTGAGCCACATCTGGGTGCCCGTCGTGGTGCTTGGTATGGCAGGAACCGCTGGCCTGATCAGGATCCTGCGCGCGAACCTGCTGGATGAGTTGCGCAAGCCCTATGTCGTCGCCGCCCGCGCGAGAGGCGTTCCCGAGCGTCGGCTGATCATGAAGTATCCACTGCGGGTCGCCATGAATCCGTTCATCTCGACTGTGGGCTGGATCTTGCCGGTGCTGGTCTCCGGGGAGGTGATCGTGGCCCAGGTGCTGTCGCTGCCCACGACGGGACCCGTTCTGCTCAGCTCGTTGTTGAGTCAGGACATGTATCTCGCAGGATCGATCATCTTGATCATGAGCGTGCTCACCGTCATCGGCACGCTTCTGTCCGATTTCGCTCTGGCCTGGCTCGACCCTCGGGTCCGGCTGCGCGGGTTCTCGGGGTAG
- a CDS encoding ABC transporter substrate-binding protein has translation MPRRQFLALGGSLAGASLLGGCGLFSMDPKKESSGGAGKKGLQSPILDDRVKSGALPPVEQRLPTKPRVIQPLQQAGIYGGTLQTGDVSTDPSWMWMTVTHDHLVTWDPGYSKIIPNVAESFEIVDNGKEYVFTLREGMKWSDGEPFNADDLLFWYKEILLNKSLTPVVPSQLKVGDKPLTVEKLGEYQVKFSFPSPSALFLEQLAPHGPPFRLMPRHYLEKFHKNFNKSLPDDWAETFLQKMDELENVDLPVLSAWIPKNPHGDGGRQVWQRNPFYWKVDADGSQLPYIDEVVFTFLEEGPFLLRLANGDIDFYQRAEITVPKNQPVLSEGQKAGDYKLVKLKDPNHNTIGICFNLTHKDATKRRMYQNKDFRIGLSHAINRQEIINLVYLRQGEIWQTAPRPDVPFYDSDDFGKQYTEFNLDLAKQHLEKAGYGKLDERKRRLGADGKPLVITVLCQSRYPDMIDAMEFIKRTWSQVGVELRIDTVSSELVSTRMDANDYDCTLDKGEVGYLDLLGDPRWLFATGGSSYAPLWSRWYEGGTPNEEPPEAMKRQMAIYRQKVFASTDKDVQYAGIREIIEIARDEFWTMGISLPGQPFAVVSNRMHNVPGDDQMWLSFKAPYPAVTNMTQYYIQ, from the coding sequence ATGCCACGCAGACAGTTCCTGGCCCTGGGAGGGAGTCTGGCCGGGGCTTCCCTCCTGGGCGGCTGCGGACTCTTCTCCATGGACCCGAAGAAGGAGAGCAGCGGAGGAGCCGGCAAGAAGGGACTCCAGTCCCCGATTCTGGACGACCGAGTCAAGTCCGGCGCCCTTCCGCCCGTCGAGCAGCGGTTGCCCACCAAGCCCCGGGTCATCCAGCCGCTCCAGCAGGCCGGGATCTACGGTGGGACCCTGCAGACCGGGGACGTGAGCACTGACCCCAGCTGGATGTGGATGACCGTCACCCACGACCATCTGGTCACCTGGGACCCGGGCTACAGCAAGATCATTCCCAACGTCGCCGAAAGCTTCGAGATCGTCGACAATGGGAAGGAGTACGTCTTCACCCTTCGCGAGGGAATGAAGTGGTCCGACGGTGAGCCCTTCAACGCCGACGACCTGCTGTTCTGGTACAAGGAGATCCTGCTCAACAAGAGTCTCACCCCCGTTGTCCCCAGCCAGCTGAAGGTGGGCGACAAACCCTTGACGGTGGAGAAGCTGGGCGAATACCAGGTGAAGTTCTCCTTCCCTTCGCCGAGCGCGCTGTTCTTGGAGCAGCTTGCTCCGCACGGTCCGCCTTTCAGGCTGATGCCCCGGCACTACCTGGAGAAGTTCCACAAGAACTTCAACAAGTCGCTGCCCGATGACTGGGCTGAGACGTTCCTGCAGAAGATGGATGAGCTGGAGAACGTCGACCTGCCAGTGCTCAGCGCCTGGATCCCCAAGAACCCGCACGGCGACGGTGGCCGTCAGGTGTGGCAACGAAACCCCTTCTACTGGAAGGTCGACGCCGACGGCAGTCAACTGCCCTACATTGACGAGGTCGTTTTCACCTTCTTGGAGGAGGGGCCCTTCCTGCTGCGCCTCGCCAACGGTGACATCGACTTCTACCAGCGGGCGGAAATCACGGTGCCCAAGAACCAGCCGGTGCTGAGCGAAGGCCAGAAGGCGGGCGACTACAAGCTGGTCAAGCTCAAGGACCCGAACCACAACACCATCGGCATCTGCTTCAACCTGACCCACAAGGACGCGACGAAGCGCCGGATGTACCAGAACAAGGACTTCCGCATCGGGCTGTCACATGCCATCAACCGTCAAGAGATCATCAACCTGGTCTACCTACGCCAGGGGGAGATCTGGCAGACGGCGCCGCGGCCGGACGTCCCGTTCTACGACTCCGACGACTTTGGGAAGCAGTACACCGAGTTCAACCTGGACTTGGCCAAGCAGCACCTGGAGAAGGCGGGTTACGGCAAGTTGGATGAGAGGAAACGACGTCTCGGCGCCGACGGGAAGCCACTGGTGATCACCGTTCTCTGCCAGTCGCGCTATCCCGACATGATCGATGCCATGGAGTTCATCAAGCGCACCTGGTCTCAGGTCGGTGTGGAGCTGAGAATCGACACCGTGAGCTCGGAGCTGGTGTCGACCCGGATGGACGCCAACGACTACGACTGCACCCTGGACAAGGGCGAGGTCGGCTACCTGGACCTTCTCGGAGATCCGCGGTGGCTGTTCGCGACCGGCGGGTCGTCGTATGCGCCACTCTGGTCTCGTTGGTATGAGGGCGGTACGCCCAACGAGGAGCCACCTGAGGCGATGAAGCGCCAGATGGCGATCTACCGGCAGAAGGTCTTCGCCTCCACTGACAAGGATGTCCAGTACGCCGGCATCCGCGAGATCATCGAGATCGCCCGCGACGAGTTCTGGACGATGGGGATCAGTCTGCCGGGGCAACCGTTTGCGGTGGTGAGCAACCGCATGCATAACGTGCCTGGGGACGACCAGATGTGGCTGTCCTTCAAGGCTCCCTATCCGGCGGTGACCAATATGACCCAGTACTACATCCAGTGA
- a CDS encoding ABC transporter ATP-binding protein: MSQPEILLEIKDLKTHFFLHEGIVRAVDGVNLTVPAGKTICVVGESGCGKSIMARSILRLIERPGRIVGGELLWSGQSRGGGTVEQRNPDDQGAKRPGTVDLATLDASSEELRNIRGAQIAMVFQEPMASLSPMYTVGNQLTEAIRLHLPMSPREARQRGLQLLEHVGIPRASRIMESYPFQLSGGMCQRVMIAIALSCGPQLLIADEPTTALDVTTQARIIDLLRDLQDETGMAMMFITHDLGVVAEVADEVVVMYLGTVVEQGNVDDLFHDPQHPYTKALLRSIPKMGSGRREALATIRGQVPHPQNRPAGCPFHPRCDYAMPGLCDQVEPPLVKLGPRRVSRCVLHDRALMASHGVSATEQKEDA; encoded by the coding sequence ATGTCACAGCCAGAAATTCTGCTCGAGATCAAGGACCTCAAGACCCACTTCTTCCTGCACGAGGGAATCGTGCGTGCTGTTGACGGTGTGAACCTGACCGTCCCGGCGGGGAAGACGATCTGTGTCGTGGGCGAGTCCGGCTGCGGGAAGAGCATCATGGCGCGGTCGATTCTGCGGCTGATCGAACGGCCGGGACGCATCGTCGGCGGTGAGCTGCTGTGGTCGGGACAGAGTCGTGGCGGTGGCACCGTCGAACAGCGGAACCCGGACGACCAGGGGGCGAAGCGGCCGGGCACTGTCGACCTGGCGACCCTGGACGCGAGCAGCGAGGAGCTCAGAAACATCCGGGGTGCCCAGATAGCCATGGTCTTTCAGGAGCCGATGGCATCCCTTTCTCCCATGTACACGGTGGGCAACCAGCTCACCGAGGCGATCCGGCTGCATCTCCCGATGAGCCCGAGAGAGGCTCGGCAGCGGGGTCTCCAGTTGCTGGAGCATGTGGGCATCCCGCGTGCTTCCCGGATCATGGAGAGCTACCCGTTCCAGCTCTCCGGCGGGATGTGCCAACGCGTCATGATCGCCATTGCCCTGTCCTGCGGGCCGCAATTGCTGATCGCAGATGAGCCGACGACTGCTCTGGACGTGACCACGCAGGCCAGGATCATCGATCTGCTGCGCGACCTGCAGGACGAGACCGGAATGGCCATGATGTTCATCACCCACGACCTCGGGGTGGTTGCGGAGGTGGCGGATGAGGTCGTCGTCATGTATCTCGGCACGGTTGTCGAGCAAGGCAACGTCGACGACCTGTTCCACGATCCCCAGCACCCGTACACCAAGGCCTTGCTGCGCTCGATCCCCAAGATGGGCAGCGGGAGGCGCGAGGCCCTGGCGACCATCCGAGGTCAGGTGCCGCACCCCCAGAACCGGCCGGCGGGGTGCCCGTTTCATCCGCGCTGCGACTATGCGATGCCGGGTCTGTGTGACCAGGTGGAGCCGCCGCTGGTGAAACTGGGACCGCGGCGAGTCTCACGCTGCGTTCTGCACGATCGAGCCTTGATGGCCAGCCATGGTGTGTCAGCTACCGAGCAGAAGGAAGACGCATGA
- a CDS encoding ABC transporter permease, whose amino-acid sequence MTEHPSNVGVDPALDPPAEPTSRSEPLLIKEAPAAEEAIYTASQSELVWRAFKKHKLAMVGAVVVILFYLIALFAEFLAPFNTDNFDQNYAYAPPQRIHFLDTSDGVDFGLYVNGYTAKVNPETLAVQYQTDKSVKIPLQLFDRSAEPYRMWGLFEGNVHLIGPVDNKQPMYLLGSDRNGRDMLSRVTYGTRVSMTIGLVGVTMAFVLGVVLGGVSGYLGGKIDTVIQRIVEFFMSVPSLPLWLGLAAAVPSGWGALQRYFAITSILAIFAWTDLARVTRGRFMSLREEEFITSARLDGNRPHRIIFRHLLPLFTSHLIASLTLSIPSMILAETALSFLGLGLQPPVVSWGVLLQESQNIRTVATAPWLMLPGLAVVVAVLALNFVGDGLRDAADPYKQ is encoded by the coding sequence ATGACTGAACATCCGTCCAACGTCGGCGTCGATCCCGCGCTCGATCCTCCCGCAGAGCCGACTTCGCGGTCAGAGCCGCTGCTGATCAAGGAAGCCCCGGCGGCCGAGGAGGCGATCTACACCGCCAGTCAGTCCGAACTGGTCTGGCGGGCGTTCAAGAAGCACAAACTGGCCATGGTCGGCGCCGTTGTCGTCATCCTCTTCTACCTGATCGCATTGTTCGCCGAGTTCCTGGCTCCGTTCAACACCGACAACTTCGACCAGAACTATGCCTACGCGCCTCCGCAACGGATCCACTTTCTGGACACCTCCGACGGGGTGGACTTCGGGCTGTACGTGAACGGCTACACCGCCAAGGTGAATCCCGAGACTCTGGCAGTGCAGTACCAGACGGACAAGTCGGTCAAGATACCCCTCCAGTTGTTCGACCGGTCCGCGGAGCCCTACCGCATGTGGGGGCTCTTCGAGGGGAACGTGCACCTCATCGGCCCGGTCGACAACAAGCAGCCGATGTACCTGCTGGGATCGGACCGCAACGGTCGGGACATGCTCTCGCGGGTCACATACGGGACTCGCGTGTCGATGACGATTGGTCTGGTTGGGGTGACGATGGCCTTCGTCCTCGGGGTAGTGCTGGGCGGTGTGTCCGGCTATCTGGGCGGCAAGATCGACACGGTCATCCAGCGCATCGTCGAGTTCTTCATGTCCGTCCCGTCGCTGCCGCTCTGGCTCGGGTTGGCCGCCGCCGTTCCCTCGGGTTGGGGAGCACTCCAGCGGTATTTCGCCATTACCTCGATCTTGGCCATCTTCGCCTGGACCGATCTCGCCAGGGTGACTCGTGGCCGTTTCATGTCCTTACGCGAGGAGGAGTTCATCACCTCAGCGCGACTCGACGGCAACCGCCCGCACCGAATCATCTTTCGGCACCTGTTGCCACTGTTCACCAGTCACCTGATCGCCTCGCTGACCTTGTCGATCCCGTCCATGATCTTGGCCGAGACGGCCCTGTCGTTCCTGGGGCTGGGTCTGCAACCGCCGGTGGTCAGCTGGGGCGTCCTGCTGCAGGAGTCGCAGAACATCCGCACGGTGGCGACGGCACCGTGGTTGATGTTGCCGGGTCTGGCTGTTGTGGTCGCTGTGCTGGCGTTGAATTTCGTCGGAGATGGGTTGCGCGATGCCGCCGACCCCTACAAGCAGTAG